A genome region from Thermomonospora amylolytica includes the following:
- a CDS encoding aldehyde dehydrogenase family protein, translating to MSDFTMTIAGEGVTAPGTFGVINPATGREHAQAPDCSREQLDEAMNAAAGAFTEWRKDEKVRRDALLAAANAMFAAADELGPVLTAEQGKPLADAKMEIIGAGVWLKYFAGLEIPREVIQDDAHAFVEVVRRPMGVVAAITPWNFPVLLSCWKLGPALLAGNTVVLKPSPYTPLATLKMGEVLRGVLPPGVFNVISGADPLGAWMTEHPVPRKISFTGSVATGKKVAAAAAPDLKRVTLELGGNDPAIVLDDADPAVVADRLFDGAFYNNGQTCSAVKRVYVPERLYDDVVEALAAKARSVKVGNGMEEGVQYGPVQNRPQFERVAELVADAVSAGARPAAGGAPVDGPGYFFQPTILADVSDGTRIVDEEQFGPALPVIKYSSLDDAIARANGTNFGLSGSVWGTDVDRAAEVAGRLECGTAWVNTHVALAPHQPFGGFKWSGLGVENGPWGLYGFTEIQVLHRPKG from the coding sequence GTGAGCGACTTCACGATGACCATCGCCGGGGAGGGCGTGACCGCCCCCGGGACCTTCGGGGTGATCAACCCCGCCACGGGCCGGGAGCACGCCCAGGCGCCGGACTGCTCGCGGGAACAGCTCGACGAGGCGATGAACGCCGCCGCCGGCGCGTTCACCGAGTGGCGGAAGGACGAGAAGGTCCGCCGGGACGCGCTGCTGGCCGCCGCCAACGCGATGTTCGCCGCCGCCGACGAGCTGGGCCCGGTGCTGACCGCCGAGCAGGGCAAGCCGCTGGCGGACGCCAAGATGGAGATCATCGGGGCCGGGGTCTGGCTGAAGTACTTCGCCGGCCTGGAGATCCCGCGCGAGGTGATCCAGGACGACGCGCACGCGTTCGTCGAGGTGGTGCGGCGGCCGATGGGCGTGGTCGCGGCGATCACCCCGTGGAACTTCCCGGTCCTGCTGTCGTGCTGGAAGCTCGGCCCGGCGCTGCTGGCCGGCAACACGGTGGTGCTCAAGCCGTCCCCGTACACCCCGCTGGCCACCCTGAAGATGGGCGAGGTGCTGCGCGGGGTGCTGCCGCCCGGGGTGTTCAACGTGATCAGCGGCGCCGACCCGCTGGGCGCCTGGATGACCGAGCACCCGGTGCCCCGCAAGATCAGCTTCACCGGCAGCGTGGCGACCGGCAAGAAGGTCGCCGCCGCCGCGGCACCCGATCTCAAGCGGGTCACCCTGGAGCTGGGCGGCAACGACCCGGCGATCGTGCTGGACGACGCCGACCCCGCCGTGGTGGCCGACAGGCTGTTCGACGGCGCGTTCTACAACAACGGGCAGACCTGCTCGGCGGTCAAGCGCGTGTACGTGCCGGAGCGGCTGTACGACGACGTGGTGGAGGCGCTGGCGGCCAAGGCCCGGTCGGTCAAGGTCGGCAACGGCATGGAGGAGGGCGTCCAGTACGGCCCGGTGCAGAACAGGCCGCAGTTCGAGCGGGTGGCCGAACTGGTCGCCGACGCCGTGTCGGCCGGTGCGCGCCCGGCGGCGGGCGGCGCGCCCGTCGACGGGCCCGGGTACTTCTTCCAGCCGACGATCCTGGCCGACGTCTCCGACGGCACCCGGATCGTGGACGAGGAGCAGTTCGGCCCCGCCCTGCCGGTGATCAAGTACTCCTCGCTGGACGACGCGATCGCCCGCGCCAACGGCACCAACTTCGGGCTGTCGGGGTCGGTGTGGGGCACCGACGTGGACCGCGCCGCCGAGGTCGCCGGCCGGCTGGAGTGCGGCACCGCCTGGGTCAACACCCACGTGGCGCTGGCCCCGCACCAGCCGTTCGGCGGGTTCAAGTGGAGCGGCCTGGGCGTGGAGAACGGACCCTGGGGCCTGTACGGCTTCACCGAGATCCAGGTGCTGCACCGCCCGAAGGGCTGA
- a CDS encoding ABC transporter ATP-binding protein produces the protein MIEVRDIRKTFTVRSGLLRRTRTAVRAVDGVSFTVREGEFVGYLGSNGAGKSTTIKMLTGILTPTSGSVRVAGLDPSRRRTALARRIGVVFGQRTTLWWDLPLRDSLTLIRHLYQVDAGEHRRRLEELTGLLDLGPFLATPVRQLSLGQRMRGDLAAALLHDPPLLVLDEPTIGLDVVSKATVRGFLERLNAERGTTILLTTHDLGDIERLCRRVMIVDRGRLAYDGDLDRLRASVAADRMLVVDLVRPAPPVQLDGVGVERVDGPRQWLRVPRGMNAAAVVAALARRYEIADIALREPDIEEVVTRLYRRGGSPGPE, from the coding sequence ATGATCGAGGTCCGCGACATCCGCAAGACGTTCACCGTCCGGTCGGGCCTGCTGCGGCGCACCCGCACCGCGGTGCGCGCGGTCGACGGCGTCTCGTTCACCGTGCGGGAGGGGGAGTTCGTCGGCTACCTGGGGTCGAACGGGGCGGGCAAGTCCACCACGATCAAGATGCTGACCGGCATCCTGACCCCCACCTCCGGCAGCGTGCGGGTCGCGGGGCTGGACCCGTCGCGGCGGCGCACCGCCCTGGCCCGCCGGATCGGGGTGGTGTTCGGGCAGCGCACCACCCTGTGGTGGGACCTGCCGCTGCGCGACAGCCTGACGCTGATCCGCCACCTGTACCAGGTGGACGCCGGCGAGCACCGGCGGCGGCTGGAGGAGCTGACCGGGCTGCTGGATCTGGGCCCGTTCCTGGCCACCCCGGTGCGGCAGCTGAGCCTGGGGCAGCGGATGCGCGGCGACCTGGCGGCGGCGCTGCTGCACGACCCGCCGCTGCTGGTGCTGGACGAGCCGACGATCGGCCTGGACGTGGTGAGCAAGGCGACCGTCCGCGGGTTCCTGGAACGGCTCAACGCCGAGCGCGGCACCACGATCCTGCTCACCACCCACGACCTGGGCGACATCGAACGGCTCTGCCGCCGGGTGATGATCGTCGACCGCGGGCGGCTGGCCTACGACGGGGACCTGGACCGGCTGCGGGCCTCGGTGGCGGCCGACCGGATGCTGGTGGTGGACCTGGTCAGGCCCGCGCCGCCGGTGCAGCTCGACGGGGTCGGGGTGGAGCGGGTCGACGGCCCCCGGCAGTGGCTGCGGGTGCCGCGCGGGATGAACGCCGCCGCCGTGGTGGCCGCGCTCGCCCGCCGGTACGAGATCGCCGACATCGCGCTGCGCGAGCCGGACATCGAGGAGGTCGTCACCCGGCTGTACCGCAGGGGCGGATCTCCCGGGCCGGAGTGA
- a CDS encoding ABC transporter permease, protein MADALRLYALLAWTWIRAAAQYPVSMLLLGLATATAAALDLAGILLLFAHTPRIAGFTVEEVLFLYGTSAMSFVIADTLLGTTERLGEHVRQGTLDTMLVRPVGPLIQIATEDFSPRRMSKLLPPAVVLAVVLPRLPVDWTPGRIAMVPVMLASGVVIFAAIWVLTASVQFVVIEVHPATKSVTYGGAFLTQYPMTLYAREFVRGMTFVVPLAFVNWQPGLYVLGRPDPLGLPEALRLASPAVAVLLSAAAALAWRSGLRHYRSTGS, encoded by the coding sequence GTGGCTGACGCGCTGCGGCTGTACGCGCTGCTGGCCTGGACGTGGATCCGGGCCGCCGCCCAGTACCCGGTGTCGATGCTGCTGCTGGGGCTGGCCACGGCCACGGCGGCGGCGCTGGACCTGGCCGGGATCCTGCTGCTGTTCGCGCACACCCCCCGGATCGCCGGGTTCACCGTCGAGGAGGTGCTGTTCCTGTACGGCACGTCGGCGATGTCGTTCGTGATCGCCGACACGCTGCTGGGCACCACCGAACGGCTCGGCGAGCACGTCCGGCAGGGCACGCTGGACACCATGCTGGTCCGGCCGGTCGGCCCGCTGATCCAGATCGCCACCGAGGACTTCTCCCCGCGCCGGATGTCCAAGCTGCTGCCGCCCGCGGTGGTGCTGGCCGTGGTGCTGCCCCGGCTGCCGGTGGACTGGACGCCGGGCCGGATCGCGATGGTTCCGGTGATGCTGGCGTCCGGGGTGGTGATCTTCGCGGCGATCTGGGTGCTCACCGCCTCGGTGCAGTTCGTGGTGATCGAGGTGCATCCGGCCACCAAGTCGGTCACCTACGGCGGGGCGTTCCTGACCCAGTACCCGATGACGCTGTACGCGCGGGAGTTCGTGCGCGGGATGACGTTCGTGGTCCCGCTGGCCTTCGTCAACTGGCAGCCCGGGCTGTACGTGCTCGGCCGCCCCGACCCGCTGGGCCTGCCCGAGGCCCTGCGGCTGGCCTCCCCGGCGGTCGCCGTGCTGCTGTCGGCGGCGGCGGCGCTGGCCTGGCGGTCGGGACTGCGCCACTACCGATCGACCGGGAGCTGA
- a CDS encoding ABC transporter permease, producing the protein MSVYPWVAAYSFRRHAAYPLGALAEAVTNTVFGFVRAWIVLALWDARPGLGGYTAADAVAFCFITQAMIGPVQVFGGLELTRRIRSGDVAIDLYRPVDLQGWWLADDLGRAAGALLLRGVPPMAAGAAVFDLALPGPAGWAAFAVAVLLAVVTGFALRYLVALVTFWLHDDRGMQAVALIMSMFFSGMILPLVVFPGALGTVARALPWAALIQVPADVFLGEHSGTGLLSAYAFQAFWAVVLLAAGRALTLAARHRLVIHGG; encoded by the coding sequence GTGAGCGTCTATCCCTGGGTGGCGGCCTACTCGTTCCGCCGCCATGCCGCCTATCCGCTGGGGGCGCTCGCCGAGGCGGTCACCAACACGGTGTTCGGCTTCGTGCGGGCGTGGATCGTGCTGGCGCTGTGGGACGCCCGGCCCGGCCTGGGCGGTTACACCGCCGCCGACGCGGTCGCGTTCTGCTTCATCACCCAGGCGATGATCGGGCCGGTGCAGGTCTTCGGCGGGCTGGAGCTGACCCGGCGGATCCGCTCCGGTGACGTGGCCATCGACCTGTACCGCCCGGTGGACCTGCAGGGCTGGTGGCTGGCCGACGACCTGGGCCGGGCGGCCGGGGCGCTGCTGCTGCGCGGGGTGCCGCCGATGGCCGCCGGGGCGGCCGTCTTCGACCTGGCGCTGCCCGGCCCGGCCGGGTGGGCGGCGTTCGCGGTGGCGGTGCTGCTGGCGGTGGTGACCGGGTTCGCGCTGCGGTACCTGGTGGCGCTGGTCACCTTCTGGCTGCACGACGACCGGGGCATGCAGGCCGTCGCGCTGATCATGTCGATGTTCTTCTCCGGGATGATCCTGCCGCTGGTGGTGTTCCCGGGGGCGCTGGGCACGGTCGCCCGGGCGCTGCCGTGGGCGGCGCTGATCCAGGTGCCGGCCGACGTGTTCCTGGGCGAGCACTCCGGGACCGGGCTGCTGTCGGCGTACGCCTTCCAGGCGTTCTGGGCGGTCGTGCTGCTGGCGGCGGGGCGGGCGCTGACGCTGGCCGCGCGGCACAGGCTGGTGATCCACGGTGGCTGA
- the aceA gene encoding isocitrate lyase: protein MTDSRLKGAAEELQRQWDTDPRWKGIERTYTAEDVVRLRGSVQEEHTLARLGAERLWKLLHEEDYVHALGALTGNQAVQQVKAGLKAIYLSGWQVAGDANLALQTYPDQSIYPANSVPTVVRRINNALLRADQIQWSEGKGDTHWLAPIVADAEAGFGGVLNAFELMKAMIAAGAAGVHWEDQLASEKKCGHLGGKVLIPTGQHIKTLNAARLAADVAGVPSLIIARTDAEAATLITTDVDERDRPFLTGERTPEGFYRVRNGLEPCIARALAYAPYSDLIWMETGTPDLELARKFAEAVKAEYPDQMLAYNCSPSFNWKKHLDDATIAKFQRELGHMGFKFQFITLAGFHALNYSMFDLAYGYAREGMTAYVDLQEREFGSEDRGYTATRHQREVGTGYFDLVSTAISPNSSTTALKGSTEDEQFFDNK from the coding sequence ATGACTGACAGTCGCCTCAAGGGCGCCGCCGAAGAGCTGCAGCGCCAGTGGGACACCGACCCTCGCTGGAAGGGCATCGAGCGCACCTACACGGCCGAGGACGTCGTGCGGCTGCGGGGCTCGGTCCAGGAGGAGCACACCCTGGCCCGCCTCGGCGCCGAGCGCCTGTGGAAGCTGCTGCACGAGGAGGACTACGTCCACGCCCTCGGCGCGCTCACCGGCAACCAGGCGGTCCAGCAGGTCAAGGCCGGCCTGAAGGCCATCTACCTGTCCGGCTGGCAGGTCGCCGGCGACGCCAACCTGGCGCTGCAGACCTACCCGGACCAGAGCATCTACCCGGCCAACTCGGTGCCGACCGTGGTCCGCCGGATCAACAACGCGCTGCTGCGCGCCGACCAGATCCAGTGGTCGGAGGGCAAGGGCGACACCCACTGGCTGGCCCCGATCGTGGCCGACGCCGAGGCCGGCTTCGGCGGCGTGCTGAACGCCTTCGAGCTGATGAAGGCGATGATCGCGGCCGGCGCCGCGGGCGTGCACTGGGAGGACCAGCTGGCCTCCGAGAAGAAGTGCGGCCACCTGGGCGGCAAGGTGCTCATCCCCACCGGCCAGCACATCAAGACCCTCAACGCCGCCCGGCTCGCCGCCGACGTCGCCGGGGTCCCGTCCCTGATCATCGCGCGGACCGACGCCGAGGCCGCGACCCTGATCACCACGGACGTGGACGAGCGCGACCGGCCGTTCCTGACCGGCGAGCGCACCCCCGAGGGCTTCTACCGGGTCCGCAACGGCCTGGAGCCCTGCATCGCCCGGGCGCTGGCCTACGCGCCGTACTCCGACCTGATCTGGATGGAGACCGGCACCCCGGACCTGGAGCTGGCCCGCAAGTTCGCCGAGGCGGTCAAGGCCGAGTACCCCGACCAGATGCTCGCCTACAACTGCTCGCCGTCGTTCAACTGGAAGAAGCACCTGGACGACGCGACCATCGCCAAGTTCCAGCGCGAGCTGGGCCACATGGGCTTCAAGTTCCAGTTCATCACCCTGGCCGGCTTCCACGCCCTGAACTACTCGATGTTCGACCTGGCGTACGGCTACGCCCGCGAGGGCATGACCGCGTACGTGGACCTGCAGGAGCGCGAGTTCGGCTCCGAGGACCGCGGCTACACCGCCACCCGCCACCAGCGCGAGGTCGGCACCGGTTACTTCGACCTGGTCAGCACGGCGATCTCGCCGAACTCGTCCACCACGGCGCTCAAGGGCTCCACCGAGGACGAGCAGTTCTTCGACAACAAGTAA